In the genome of Magnolia sinica isolate HGM2019 chromosome 2, MsV1, whole genome shotgun sequence, one region contains:
- the LOC131230502 gene encoding uncharacterized protein LOC131230502: MPKKKPQIFKKAMNILTISIPIHKLRKPINTNLLLFKKTRKIKHLNLLKHHNYYIGAYQFSPPSTPLLNKTPFKKGTRRNLYSMLLLCSCSGNSSGGEEEEEEQEEDGCESEDPTVDVGRETEALDSEGEGESVDRRAEKFIERFYEEMRIQRQESVIQYMEMLNRGSG, translated from the coding sequence ATGCCGAAGAAAAAGCCCCAAATCTTCAAAAAGGCCATGAATATCCTCACAATCTCCATTCCAATTCACAAACTGAGAAAACCCATCAACACAAATCTCCTCTTATTCAAAAAGACCCGAAAAATCAAGCATCTGAACCTGCTAAAACACCACAACTACTACATTGGAGCATACCAGTTCTCTCCTCCAAGCACTCCTCTTTTAAATAAAACTCCATTCAAGAAGGGAACCCGCAGGAACCTCTATTCCATGCTCTTGCTCTGCAGCTGTTCCGGCAATTCGAGCGGaggcgaagaagaagaagaagagcaagagGAAGATGGGTGTGAATCGGAAGATCCAACGGTCGATGTTGGAAGAGAAACCGAGGCGTTGGATTCAGAGGGAGAAGGCGAATCGGTGGACCGGAGGGCGGAGAAGTTCATAGAAAGATTTTATGAAGAGATGAGAATCCAAAGGCAGGAGTCGGTTATCCAATACATGGAGATGCTGAATAGAGGCTCTGGTTGA